In Rutidosis leptorrhynchoides isolate AG116_Rl617_1_P2 chromosome 6, CSIRO_AGI_Rlap_v1, whole genome shotgun sequence, the DNA window cctttgactactctcgacgattcatgaacaattatatgtatgtatatatatatgtacaagtaaaaacgactttttaatacagtaaaaccctatttgctacagtaaaaattactttgctacagtaaaacactatttgctacagtgaaacagtattttgctacagcgctacagtgaaaacactatttgcaattaaaacactatttgctacagtgctacggtgatttgctacagtaaaatactatttgctacagtaaacactatttgctacagtacacactatttgctacagtgacacactatttgctacagtaaacactatttgatatcgacgaactagcaaacaaaaacggaaaagacggccatgcgatcacatggcaaaaacactgaaaatccatgcgatcgcatgggctacagtaaatactatttgatgtcgacaaactagcaaacaaaaggggttcaggcggccatgcgatcgcatggcaaaagcactgaaaacccatgcgatcgcatggggaccaaaatcaggaaacatgcctataaaaggccagtttactcgacgtaatatttacatttttttttctttaatcaatatttatatttatattataattataattttaaatttaagtttaataataataaggtatatacaagggtgtttttaattcgggtttcaaaccgctttaagctaaggaagtattgggtattgttcggggtattgttcttgaatccaaggtcaatcatacagtcgtctaccatcattacgtctacgcaatttgcctacaatattgagtctcaatattgaacagtgagtttatagtctccctttttaaatactttaaatatttttgggctgagaatacatgcaatttattttaaacgcgataagacacaagtacatactaaattctacactgagttaaaccgaaaatcccttagctttggtaactagtagctgccagtacataggatatggactggtgggcgcgaataattgtatatggatccatagggcttgacatccccgtccgagctagagcgctagccttttaacggacgtatgttatttgagtttaagacacgttggtttgcgtgtattaaaacaaatggggtaattatcactatagcgttaagtttagttaccagggtgctctgttacgtagaatctattgataaacttttgatgaaatcttgtggtctatctttatatatgtttatgactcgagcaattaaacctataactcaccaacattcgtgttgactttttagcatgttttattctcaggtccttagaatgcttccgctgtgatgtgcttgttgcctgcatggagtctctcatgctttgtacaaagtttattgcattcaaaataaaactgcgttgtgtaataaataattggactgtgatgtcaacctgtaaattaaagacttatgtatttcggggttttgcttatacctaagcactcgcccacatgtttataactttctatgtttagaaagtcacttaatttaatgaatgcaatattttatcaaaacgtatgatatagaggtcaaaaccttactgtggaatcaatgattaacgtgacgcgtcaatagcgattttgacgggtcgttacattggTGGTCATGATAAAAGTTAACTAAAGATTAGTTACGATTACAAAGATAAACTAATTAAATTTAAGCTAAACTTGTTTAATCAACTGACTGCGCTTCAGATGACAATGCACGTGTTATGTCGATATTTGTGGATAAATTGTACACGTGTAAAGTTATAAATTTGACATCATCGTTCGATACTAAAATACGTATATTTACTTACTAGTAGATTATAAAACCATACTACGTATAAACTTTTGGTCCTATAAATACCGCATCCCTACCACCAAAGTTTGTTgctcaaaaacaaaacaaaaaatacaCTCTCTCATAAACTTTCACTTATCATCTATTTGCTCTAATGATCGAAGTCAAAAATACTTCAGCAATCTAATCAAACTCATTTGAATTTTAACTGTAAGATGACGTCATTTGAGGTTAAAATTGCAAAAGCTAACACGATCATCTGGTTCCAGAAGCATCAATGGCTCACGAATCTTTTTCGAGTTATAGAGATACTTACTTTCATGATCATGATTATTAAGTATCTAACTCAATACCCATTTTTCGTCATTCGATTCTCGATGAGTGATCATTTCAAGGGACTATCATTCGCGGTTTTTAGCCCGAGATTTGTTTTTGTGATTGGTAACTTGATCATCTTAATTCTCTTATTCGAATCTCGAGTTATTGAAAATGGAGAACGTAACGAAAAAACTGACAATGTTTATGACGAGTATGTTAAAACATGTGAAAAGAGGGTCGTAAGTGGAAACAGTAACAATAACAGTAACAGTAATAGTAGTAATGTTGTGACAAGTAACAAAAAAAGGATTTTCAGGACTCGATCTGAGAATATGACACGAGTGGAGTACAAACAGGATCAAACAAATAACTTAAGGCGATCGGTGACAGAGAGAAAAATAGAGAAGAAGAATGATTGTGGTGGCGGAGATATGGTGGGGCCGGAGAAAAGACGTGTGGCGGATGAGCTAAGCAACGATGAGTTCAGGCGAACAGTGGAAGCGTTTATTGCAAGACAGCAACAATCGTTACGAGATGAAGAGCTGGCTCCGGTACCATATATTGGTGCATAGATCGATGGTGTCAACGTTTGCTTGATCTTTAATTATAATTCACAAGATTCAAGCAAAAAGTTGAAAGATGTAATATAGGCATATAGTAAAGTCGCATAAATGTACTAGGGTACAGATTAAATCTAGTTAGATGGTTGCTACTCTTAATAGTCAAATGATAATGTAAATTATCTTTAGAAGTTATAAATTACACCATTTATATATGCACTTATACTTCAATACTTAATTGGTtactttatcattttttttttttttttgtagaataGCGTTACATATCTATTAGATTCAAATCAAAAATTGCAACATCTTCTTTCAATTTGAAGGGGTAAGATCATTTCTAATGGTGTCGAGCGTGATATAGGGTTTTTGTAAGATATAGTGGTGGCGTGACAAACgtgacgaaaaaaaaaaaagtaaatagtGAGGAGGTTGGTGATAGAGTATGGAGTAGGTCCCACTTTTCGTCTCTTTGGTGAATTTGATTGGTCCATAAATTACCATCTTAAATTTGATTAGTCTGTTATTTCAAGCCCATGATGCAATTCGTGAAACCTTCAATCAAGCCACCATTTTTTCCTCTCTCACACCGCGTTAGAAGCGTGATGCTCAAAATCAACGCCATCACGTACCCTTAATAGCGGTCAAATAAAAAATATAGCAAAAATGAAGCCCCAAAAACATACAAACCGCAACTACTGAGTTTAACAACAAACAAGAAAAACCAAACACAAGCTCACAAGAAACCGCACAAGCAAACAATTGGTTATAAAATTTAGAGTAGTTTGTgtcaggaaaaaaaaaaaaaaaaaaaaaaaaaaaaaaaaaaaacagattctTAAACAGTTACGTACATAATCTAAATATCCTTTTTAGTTTAggcataataaaagataaaaaggcTATTAAAGGCATCTATTCTTTACTCCATTTTAACAATGGTAGAATCGACAATAAGACAATGACATGTTGAGAAATTGCACAGAATGTTGAAGAATAAGTTCGTATATTTATTGGGTACAAATCTATATCTAACATCGTGCAGAGGCATAAGTTCGTATAATAGTAAAGATGAAAATTTCATTGCAAAATAAATAAGCGATTAATGGCACAAGATAAACACAATATTTAACTCAGAACAACATTCAGGTTTCACCAATATGCATGATACTCCAGTTGATATCTCTTATAGCAATTTGTGAAGTGAAAATACAAACATTAAAAAGAAGCTCCTACAAAAGTTGAATCAGAGTCCTTCAAAAAATCTCATATGATCTTCAAAAGTCTCCCCATGCCTGATTTTGGCTACTGATCCATTTTCTTCAACCTTCATTATTAACATCAATCCAGATTTTTAATCAAACACAAAGCAGAATAAGCAATTCATATTGACTTTTGAATGTCAAATAAAAGTATCATTCAAGACCAAAATCTATCTTCTTTCCTAATTGTTTTTTGCTAAAAGAAAAATGCTACTAACTCTAAAAACTTAAACACATACCCAATATTCTGGTGGCCGCATCTTGAGGTTGTAAGTTGAAGCCATACTCATGCAGTAGGCACCTGCATCATGAACTACAAGCCCAGAACCCTGTACAGAAAAGTATAAAAAAACAAGGTTTCAAGAATAAAATACAACCAAAATTATTATAACAGATAATATAATAAACAATAAAGAAAGGTAGAACATGGTACACTAGCTGGAGCAGGAAGGTCCCTGTTCTTTCCCAAGAAATCGGCCGATTCACAGACAGGGCCCACGACATCAAAAGTCGTAACCGGAGAATCAGGTGGTGGAGGAGACACCAGTTCTATGTGCTGCATTCAAAATATACTAGAAAATGTTAAACTATACGAGTACGAATGAGAAGACGAGTAGGGTCAGGTGGGTAGATAACAGGTCATTTGAGTGCGAGTAAATGTCAGGATTGGTTACCCAAACCAACACTATTTGTCCACTCATATTAAAATCTTTAACATGTAAATGGATATTAAACAATCAAAGTGATCATACACATTCTAAATATTCTATTTAACCCATTTAAATTTAATAACTAACCCAGATCGACCCATTCaaaagtaaatgggtcaaaattgccacctTAGCATACAAGTGACAGAATCTTACCTGATAAGCATCGTATAAGCTAGGACGAATAAGTTCAGCCATGCTTCCATCAATCACAATAAAGTTTTTCGTGCCGTTTGTTTTTACACCGGTGACACGATTGACCAAACAGCAAGTATTTGCAATCAGTGACCTTCCTGGCTCAATGATTAGATTAAGGTTTCTAGACTTGACTAGTTCCCGGACCTTCACCAAAtcaaacataaaaaatatatagtGAATATTATTATTCGAAAAGTCTTAAGTTCTATGCAAATAAAAAAGTACAGTACTGGTTCTTACTGTGTCAATGAGATCTCTTGGTGTTGGAAGAATGGTACCCTTATGATAATAATCAATCCCGAGACCACCTCCAATGTTCAAATAATTTATATCAAACCCTTGGTCCCGAATTTCATCGATAAACTTCACCATTATGGCTGCAGCATCTCTGAATATGTCAACCTAATATTCATTGTATAAACAAAAACCACAATATTAAAATGTTACAATGATCAACATATCATACGGAAAAAAACATGAACATGTAGGATACCTTTGTAATGGTAGATCCAAGATGGCAATGAGCTCCAACCAACTTAAGCTCATCAGGATAAGACTTAACGGCGTCTAAAAACCATTGCAGTTTCTCATTTCTTATTCCAAATTTTGAGTTCTTGTTCCCCGTTGCAACATAAGGATGAACCTAACAAACAAAGTTACAGGTACTGTATATGAATATAAACATGTTTTCAACCATTACAGTACAAAGATGTATAACCATTACATTACATTTTCTGGATATGTTGCGTTTATAAAGATTGATTGATGTATTACAAACCTGAGGGTCAACATCCGGATTGATTCGAAGCAGTACATTAACCTTCTTTTTAGCAATTCTTGCAGCTGATACGATATTATCCAAATCAAATTCACTGTCTATGTTAACAAATACACCTTCTTGAGCAGCAAGGACAAGATCCTCCAAaagcttcccatttccattgaagATACACCTATTATTCACGTCAAACGATAAAAACTCGATTTCCACCtatcgtttcaacagcaaattacAGCAAAAAGTTTCCATAAGTCCATAAATGACTTGTAAATGTGAAAGGGTGTTTGGGgctacatttattattaatatttgcctTTTCAATTTTCAAGTTGAAGATAATCAGTCTTAGCAAAAGTGATTCCAGTTAGCTACTTATATAGGATTCAAATACTCAGTTCCAGACTCACTGCAACAGAGCATGACCTCTAATAATTTAGGTGTGAGTTTAcaattatttaaattaaaattaatatgcgGTTAATTACTTTACTATCAGCTAACTTTGGTTCACTTCTTAATCACTTAAAATGAGCATTTAACATCACAGATATACATCTCTTTAACTACACATCTAATACCCGAATTAAAACAATATCAAAACCAAATGCCAATTATATGTTGAGCACCACCATCTTTAGTATTTTGACTTTATAATAAATTCTGGGCTTCACataggaaaaaaaatatatacaacccAAGCAGCGAAATTTGATGAGCCGGTAACCCTAAACAATTCAAGCCATTTACAAGATATAAACTAAAAGCTTAATAACTACTCATTGCTTTGAATATAAACACACAAACAGCTTAATTTTATTATAATCACATTCAGAACCACACTAATTCTAGGTCATAGCTAATGATATCATAAAATACACTTTATACATGAATATATAGATGTTGAATCAAGTAACATAAAAGATCAAAACTTTACTACCTTGTAGGATCAAAACCAGCACGGAGTGCTAATCTAAgttcatttccactaaccaaaactGCACCACACCCCAGACTCCTCAAATGTTGTAAAATCTTGTAATTATTATTAGCTTTGATAGCATACCCAATAATTGAATTCAATCCTTCTAAAGCATCTTTATAAGCCTCAACATTTCTTGTTATTTGGGGTTTACTATAAAGATAAAAGGGTCTTTTTTCAACTACTTCCATTACTTCTTGAACTTTAAGTTCTTCGCAGTACAAAAAGCCATCGTCTTTTTTAGTAAAACAGTGGTTAAATTGTTGGGTTTGTAACGGGGTTTGTGATATGACTGCCCGGACGGAAAAGGGGGTGATTCTTGAATTGGGTTtaaatgaaattagggttttgggtgtgTTTGTGATCAGAGATTGATTAATTAGGGTTTTGGAAAATGAGAGTGATTGaagatggagatgagaagaagatgCAGCCGCCATCTGTGAGGGAAACAGAGTGAAGACTGATAGTGATAGAAATTTCTTATACTGGAGCAAAAGGGTTTGGAGGTCAaaacaattttttttctttttcaattttttttttttttggttgttgTCAAATGGCTGACTTTACTAAAAATAATTTACGATTAATGAtcatttgttaatttttttttttttttcctttttttatgCCGACGATTTTTGAGTTCTCATTTGATTGGTACCACGGAACGGATATTAAAGATAAGAAATTTTATAGATTGATCGGTCCCGCTACTATATAGGCTATTTGGATTACAAGAAACGAATTTATATTCAACGGAAAGTATACATCTCGTTCCGTTATTGTACGTTTGAGCTCAATGTGTTTCTTTGGACAACAAATCTCAATTTAAGCCCAAGGTGTTTCTTTggacaactgtgatgacccggaaaatttttgaccaaatttaaacttaatctttgtatgattaacatttccgacacgataagcaaagtctgtaaaactgaatctcaaaatttttgaactattcaaatacctttcggctgttctcgacgattcgcgaacaattatatgtatatatatatatatatatatatatatatatatatatatatatatatatatatatatatatatatatatatatatatatatatatatatactataacttgaaaacataacaatgtattaattgtttaataccgtacattaaactgattggtttaaatatttatttgaatatatatgataagttggaatattaattgtatgaataacttgcgacgtatatttaaaacgtgtttatgaatgttgaaaatatatattaacttggtcataaaacgatttgttattatatatatattaacaaatagcgagacgataatttatagaagtaaatgatcaaaatactcgaaagtttaagatatactttgagtggtatagtttagggataatttaaggctatattttgacaaaggtacgtgacacgaaatgtaaaatacaagttttctcagcgtacgaaaggacatttgaaaaaacggaaccgggacataagtcgagtgatgacgttatctgtgacgatcggtccaaatccatatggacgaacacgtcattcattgatttcattgcgaggtatttgacctctatgatacgttttgtaaacattgcattcttttgaaaaggcacaccataaatgaatatttaaatcaaaggttttcgacatctaatgatttctacatatagacaatcaccataaataatagtttacaacagtacttccattgaccatgcagtcaaaataagatacatggtgatgatttggtgaatgcaacgtttccttgaaaaatatgtcatgcaagactccatgcacatagcttgtctaacatctaagcaaacagcggaagacttctaggaaacctgagaataaacatgctaacaagtgtcaacacaaaggttggtgagttcatagttttagtgtttcgtataatctgtatataaaagtgaatcacaagattttagttgtttcatccagaaatgtttatcaatagattatataaaagtggatcacaagatttcagttgtttcatccagaaacgtttatcaaaatattctacgaaattgagcaccctggtaactaaactttaacgtatatataatttgtaccctttgtataatcatcttaataatacacgcaaaccaacgtgtacgcttctcaaatagcatacgtccgttaaaaggctagtgctctagctcggacggggatatcaagccctatggatccatatactactactcgcgcccaccagttcttataactggcagttactagttaccaaagctaagggattttcggttcaaactcagtgtagaatttagtatgtacttgtatccattgcgtttaaaataaagtgcatgtattctcagcccaaaaatatagattgcaaaagcaattaaaaagggagcaaatgaaactcacgcatataaatattgtatatcggttaataaagcatttgcatgtattctcagcccaaaaatgtagagagtaaaagagatcatatgaaactcacgcatataaatattgtatatcggttaataaagcatttgcatgtattctcagcccaaaaatgtagagagtaaaagggatcatatgaaactcacagtttaatattgatatacaatattgcaggaaagcacgtagacgcatcggagatgataaacacgaggtttgattcacaaaaatacccccgaacattacccataatttccttggcaataacccatattttccttagctctagctcgctcggaaactcgttttgaaaattacttggacatcactccgtcgtaatattttttttgtacattattatttttgtatcgcaaaaataataacactaataataataaaaaaaaataataagattaataataatcttattaataataataataataataataataataataataataataataaataataaataatattacggagtatatatatatttgtgtatgtgtgtgatttaaatcgagcgaaaacactgaaatttatagatgtggcctgaaatctggagtcatgcgactcgcatggaaatggccttctggccatgcgactcgcatgaggaccagggacagctcacattgttttggctcctagcttgtcgacataatataaaataaatataaatataatatatataatttaaattaattaattatatattatattaaattcacgtgcatagttgacttgtaatttttgttccgataagtcgtacgttgtcactcgacttatgtcccggttccggtttttcgaacgccctttcgtacgctgagaaaacttgtactttacgtttcgtgaattgtacctttgtcaaaatatagtcttaaatcatccataaaatataccactgtagcaaagttactgtagcaattcactgtagcaaagtcaatttcactgtagcaattcactgtagcaattcactgtagcaaagtcaatttcactgtagcaaatagtgattttcaaaaacactgtagcattttgggtactgtagcaatttgaaatgttactatcgtttactaaataacttgaaattatatatatgtatatatctttttaatatatataaatcagtttttttaaatacacattggaagttatttataaataaattttaataataaatatttcaacttatcatatatattcaaatagatatttaaaccaataagtttaatgtacggtatcaaataattaatacattgttaccttttcaagttatagtatatatgtatctatttacatataattgttcgcgaatcgtcgaaaacaaccgaaaggtatttaaatatataaaagtagttcaaaaattttgagattcagttttacagactttgcttatcgtgtcgaaaatgttaatcatacaaagattaagtttaaatttggtcagaaattttcgggtcatcacattatcggaacaaaaattacaagtcaactatgcatgtgaatttaatataatatataattaattatataaattaaatatattatataaaattatgtcgacaaacaaaaagttaaaagtttgtgagctggatcagagggccatgcgatcgcatggccttgaagcacaaatctcatgcgatcgcatggggtactttttcagaaaaggttctataaattgctcagttttcacactctttctctaaatcatatattacaacgtatttattttatttatttattattattattattattattattattattattattattattatgattaatattattattaatcttattattattaatattattaattagtattatacataaaatactacgacgaggttatgagcgtgtcactttcaaaatggttttcaagcgggatagagctaaggaaattatgggttattgccaaggaggttatgggtaatgttcgggggtatatttttgaatcaaacctagtgtttatcatctccgttacgtctacgtactttctacaatattgaatctcaatattaatacgtaagcatttatattttatattttataaattaatagtgtatacatactagtgctcgagtgtatatatttatacatgcttgtatgctaaattttgtcgttaaacagtttataataaatcacgaattaaatacatatattacgggtaaaaggtatgtgatatacatgttttcggaaagctggcgaaaagtcAATAACTttgcatttagatatcgaatagtttcgaggaacgaatcaaaagatatggtcaactgaattataattgacattaattggaattgctttttgaatctgcaattaatacttaaacaacttgtttacgagattgataaaatggatttttgaatattatcaaccgagcaaatgaatccttatataaggtacgtctcgtttgttgaactattgtcaaaattgactttttgaaacaactttgaataacttttgtatgtcaatttcgagcattaggattgtgatacactatgacctgacctagcttgatagacgtttattgaccaacatatgttctctaggttgagatctacgattatttggtaatccgagtttcgatcacattttggtgaacgactttatatgctgctaaggtgagtttcatttgctccctttttaaatgcttttgcaatacatatttttgggctgagaatacatgcactttattttaaacaatggacacaagtacatactaaattctatactgagtttgaaccgaaaatcccttagctttggtaactagtaactgccggttataagaactggtgggcgcgagtagtagtatatggatccatagggcttgatatccccgtccgagctagagcgctagccttttaacggacgtatgctatttgagaagcgtacacgttggtttgcgtgtattattaagatgattatacaaagggtataaattatatatacgttaaagtttagttaccagggtgctcaatttcgtagaatattttgataaacgtttctggatgaaacaactgaaatcttgtgatccacctttatatacagattatacgaaacattaaaactatgaactcaccaacctttgtgttgacacttgttagcatgtttattctcaggttccctagaagtcttc includes these proteins:
- the LOC139852550 gene encoding diaminopimelate decarboxylase 2, chloroplastic-like, encoding MAAASSSHLHLQSLSFSKTLINQSLITNTPKTLISFKPNSRITPFSVRAVISQTPLQTQQFNHCFTKKDDGFLYCEELKVQEVMEVVEKRPFYLYSKPQITRNVEAYKDALEGLNSIIGYAIKANNNYKILQHLRSLGCGAVLVSGNELRLALRAGFDPTRCIFNGNGKLLEDLVLAAQEGVFVNIDSEFDLDNIVSAARIAKKKVNVLLRINPDVDPQVHPYVATGNKNSKFGIRNEKLQWFLDAVKSYPDELKLVGAHCHLGSTITKVDIFRDAAAIMVKFIDEIRDQGFDINYLNIGGGLGIDYYHKGTILPTPRDLIDTVRELVKSRNLNLIIEPGRSLIANTCCLVNRVTGVKTNGTKNFIVIDGSMAELIRPSLYDAYQHIELVSPPPPDSPVTTFDVVGPVCESADFLGKNRDLPAPASGSGLVVHDAGAYCMSMASTYNLKMRPPEYWVEENGSVAKIRHGETFEDHMRFFEGL
- the LOC139855464 gene encoding uncharacterized protein; translation: MTSFEVKIAKANTIIWFQKHQWLTNLFRVIEILTFMIMIIKYLTQYPFFVIRFSMSDHFKGLSFAVFSPRFVFVIGNLIILILLFESRVIENGERNEKTDNVYDEYVKTCEKRVVSGNSNNNSNSNSSNVVTSNKKRIFRTRSENMTRVEYKQDQTNNLRRSVTERKIEKKNDCGGGDMVGPEKRRVADELSNDEFRRTVEAFIARQQQSLRDEELAPVPYIGA